One part of the Sorangiineae bacterium MSr11954 genome encodes these proteins:
- the thiS gene encoding sulfur carrier protein ThiS — translation MHVIINGERRDIPEGLTVRGLLTHLELGSGPVAVEINREIVPRASHESHLVSAEDTIEIVHFVGGG, via the coding sequence ATGCACGTTATCATCAATGGAGAACGACGCGACATTCCGGAAGGTTTGACGGTCCGGGGCCTTCTCACCCACCTGGAGCTCGGCTCCGGTCCCGTCGCGGTCGAAATCAACCGGGAGATCGTCCCGCGCGCGAGCCACGAGAGCCACCTCGTATCCGCCGAGGATACCATCGAAATCGTTCACTTCGTGGGCGGGGGATAG
- a CDS encoding 2-oxoglutarate dehydrogenase E1 component has product MFDEFGINAGLVEELHAKFQQNPQAVDGKWRTFFESLNGHRAVSSPAGFAGPPTPETGLSAASAPSAPVSAPPIAKNGNGAAHAYGPANGALNATISAKGFLGLASSEEEQLTAVAVQGRVYQLVNAYRVRGHLFARVDPLVKDPHVDPTVAGAPPAPAPELDLDNFGLTVQDLENTFATGGIAGLPERTTLRQIIAHLSETYCSSIGVEYTYIEEPEMRGWLEQRMESTRNRAALDHKQVVRILTKLTDAEVFEAFIAKNYLGARRFSVEGAESIIALLAMLIDEAGTHGVGEIVLGMAHRGRLNVLANIMEKDVRELFAAFDDKKPERFLGGGDVKYHLGYSTDRVTSSGATVHLSLAFNPSHLEFVNPVVEGRVRAKQDRAKRKHVMPLLIHGDASFMGQGVVPETLNLAGLEGYSTEGTIHVVVNNQIGFTTLPKDARSTRYCTDITRMMKTPVFHVNGEDPEAVIQVTRLAMEYRQRFQKDVVIDVYCYRRLGHNEGDEPRFTQPMMYSLIDKKPTVREMYVARLLESHRITREQADEIERASKQRLDDALVEARKGDYHTLPSAMEGLWTPYYGGPDVTVPEVPTHVDKHVLLDTLDRLTKMPTGFTPNTKALSIIKARRERAHTQGTIQWETGETLAYATLLAEGHRVRLSGQDCRRGTFSHRHAVLYDTQTGAPYVPLANAGPGRFEVLDSPLSEAAVLGFEYGYSLDYPDGLVIWEAQFGDFMNGAQVIIDQFIVSAEDKWNRLSGLVLFLPHGYEGQGPEHSSARIERFLQGAAEDNIQVCNLTTPAQIFHVLRRQVLRPWRKPLIVFTPKSLLRHPEAISTLDELANGSFQRVIPDRAIEPKNTKRVLLCTGKVYYDLLKQRRELKREDVAILRLEQLYPLNVQLKEALAPYPDGTPLVWVQEEPRNMGPWYFLNARLREFIGDRLPLSLVSRVESASPATGSKASHDLEQRMLMDAAFS; this is encoded by the coding sequence ATGTTCGACGAGTTCGGAATCAATGCAGGTCTTGTTGAAGAGCTTCACGCAAAATTCCAACAAAACCCGCAGGCCGTGGACGGCAAGTGGCGCACGTTCTTCGAATCCCTGAACGGTCATCGCGCGGTCTCCTCGCCTGCTGGATTCGCGGGTCCCCCGACGCCCGAGACGGGGCTTTCTGCGGCCTCTGCTCCCTCTGCTCCCGTCAGCGCCCCGCCCATCGCAAAGAACGGTAATGGCGCTGCCCACGCGTATGGGCCCGCGAACGGTGCGCTCAACGCGACGATCTCGGCCAAGGGCTTCCTCGGCCTCGCGTCCTCGGAAGAAGAGCAGCTCACGGCCGTCGCCGTTCAGGGCCGCGTCTATCAGCTGGTGAACGCGTACCGCGTGCGCGGCCACCTCTTCGCGCGGGTCGATCCGCTGGTCAAAGATCCCCACGTGGATCCCACGGTCGCAGGAGCGCCCCCGGCGCCCGCCCCCGAGCTGGATCTCGATAACTTCGGCCTCACCGTGCAGGATCTGGAGAACACGTTCGCCACCGGCGGCATCGCCGGGCTGCCCGAGCGGACGACCTTGCGCCAGATCATCGCGCACCTGAGCGAGACGTACTGCAGCTCGATCGGCGTCGAGTACACGTACATCGAGGAGCCGGAGATGCGCGGCTGGCTCGAGCAGCGCATGGAGTCCACGCGCAACCGCGCCGCGCTCGACCACAAGCAGGTCGTCCGCATCCTCACCAAGCTGACGGACGCGGAGGTCTTCGAGGCCTTCATCGCCAAGAACTACCTGGGCGCGCGCCGCTTCTCGGTCGAGGGCGCCGAGAGCATCATCGCGCTCCTGGCCATGCTCATCGACGAGGCTGGAACGCACGGCGTGGGCGAGATCGTCCTCGGCATGGCCCATCGCGGCCGCCTCAACGTGCTCGCCAACATCATGGAGAAGGACGTGCGCGAGCTGTTCGCGGCGTTCGACGACAAGAAGCCCGAGCGCTTCCTCGGGGGCGGAGACGTCAAGTACCACCTCGGCTACTCCACCGATCGCGTCACCTCGTCGGGTGCCACCGTGCACCTCTCGCTCGCCTTCAACCCGAGCCACCTGGAGTTCGTCAATCCGGTGGTCGAGGGCCGCGTGCGCGCCAAGCAAGATCGCGCCAAGCGCAAGCACGTGATGCCGCTCCTCATCCACGGCGACGCGTCGTTCATGGGTCAGGGTGTCGTGCCGGAGACCTTGAACCTCGCGGGCCTCGAGGGCTACTCCACCGAGGGCACCATCCACGTCGTCGTGAACAACCAAATCGGCTTCACGACCCTGCCGAAGGACGCGCGCTCCACCCGGTACTGCACCGACATCACGCGCATGATGAAGACCCCCGTCTTCCACGTGAACGGCGAGGATCCGGAGGCGGTCATCCAGGTGACCCGCCTGGCCATGGAGTACCGCCAGCGCTTCCAAAAAGACGTCGTGATCGACGTATACTGTTACCGCCGCCTCGGCCACAACGAGGGCGACGAGCCGCGCTTCACGCAGCCGATGATGTACTCGCTCATCGACAAGAAGCCGACGGTCCGCGAGATGTACGTGGCGCGGCTCTTGGAGAGCCACCGCATCACGCGCGAGCAGGCCGACGAGATCGAGCGCGCCAGCAAGCAGCGCCTCGACGACGCCTTGGTCGAGGCGCGCAAGGGCGACTACCACACCTTGCCGAGCGCCATGGAAGGCCTCTGGACCCCGTACTACGGCGGCCCGGACGTCACGGTGCCCGAGGTCCCGACCCATGTCGACAAGCACGTGCTGCTCGACACGCTCGATCGGCTCACCAAGATGCCCACGGGCTTCACGCCCAACACCAAGGCGCTGTCGATCATCAAGGCCCGCCGCGAGCGCGCGCACACCCAGGGCACCATCCAGTGGGAGACGGGTGAAACCTTGGCCTACGCGACCTTGCTCGCGGAAGGACACCGCGTCCGCCTGAGCGGGCAGGACTGCCGCCGCGGCACCTTCAGCCACCGCCACGCGGTGCTCTACGATACGCAGACCGGCGCACCGTACGTGCCGCTGGCCAACGCGGGCCCCGGGCGCTTCGAGGTGCTCGACAGCCCGCTCTCCGAGGCCGCGGTCCTGGGCTTCGAGTACGGCTACAGCCTCGACTACCCCGACGGCCTCGTGATCTGGGAAGCGCAGTTCGGCGACTTCATGAACGGCGCGCAGGTCATCATCGACCAATTCATCGTGTCGGCCGAGGACAAGTGGAACCGCTTGTCGGGCCTCGTGCTCTTCCTCCCCCACGGCTACGAGGGGCAAGGACCGGAGCACTCCAGCGCGCGCATCGAGCGCTTCCTCCAGGGCGCGGCCGAGGACAACATCCAGGTCTGCAACCTCACCACGCCCGCGCAGATCTTCCACGTGCTGCGCCGCCAGGTGCTCCGCCCGTGGCGCAAGCCGCTCATCGTCTTCACGCCGAAGAGCCTCCTCCGCCACCCGGAGGCCATCTCCACCCTCGACGAGCTGGCCAACGGCTCGTTCCAGCGCGTGATCCCCGATCGCGCCATCGAGCCGAAGAACACCAAGCGCGTCCTGCTCTGCACCGGCAAGGTGTACTACGACCTGCTCAAGCAGCGCCGCGAGCTCAAACGCGAGGACGTGGCGATCCTCCGGCTCGAGCAGCTCTATCCCTTGAACGTGCAGCTCAAAGAGGCGCTCGCCCCCTACCCCGACGGCACCCCGCTCGTCTGGGTGCAAGAAGAGCCGCGCAACATGGGCCCCTGGTACTTCTTGAACGCGCGCCTGCGCGAGTTCATCGGCGACCGGCTGCCGCTCTCCCTGGTGTCGCGCGTCGAGAGCGCGAGCCCGGCCACCGGCAGCAAGGCGAGCCACGATCTCGAGCAGCGCATGTTGATGGACGCGGCGTTCAGCTGA
- a CDS encoding mechanosensitive ion channel family protein gives MDWTRLHETLADWTFVFIGGLVVLVAGLANRFLPQSRKHMRRTIGLYGVYVACHGLGIFLTQAGFSTWGPRFRLGSEFFEAFTLVALTGFVVFDLLLPRLKVDLVSITSDIILGIAYLVTALGVAHEAGMDPTSVLATSAIVSAVLALSLQATLGNILGGVALQLDGSIHVGDFIQLESGRQGEVKEIRWRHTVVEMINGDTIIVPNASLLAQNIVLMGKRENAPLQRRVSVFFNVDFRHNPQTVVQVVSDVLCASHIPNVADNPKPDCVCLELAHDVRHSFGYYAARYWLTDFTLEEPTSSAIRARIHAGLRRSGIPLAHPVQSTFSLVEETANDKSLRLRDRRLSAMRAVDLFQGLTDEERLAVAERLQPTPFAAGETITRQGATAHYLYLLTRGRVEIRMRTEGESRVVGTVEGPDFFGEMGLMTGEARTADVVAVTDVDCYKLDRSGFEEILRNRPEVAEGMSQTMAKRRVGLIAARDGLDLASKRAREASEQQRILGKIRDFFGLLE, from the coding sequence ATGGATTGGACACGCCTCCACGAGACGCTCGCCGATTGGACCTTCGTGTTCATCGGCGGGCTGGTGGTGTTGGTCGCGGGCCTCGCGAATCGCTTTCTGCCGCAATCGCGAAAGCATATGCGGCGCACGATTGGGCTCTACGGGGTCTATGTCGCGTGCCATGGCCTCGGGATCTTTTTGACCCAAGCGGGGTTCTCCACCTGGGGCCCCCGCTTTCGCCTCGGATCCGAGTTCTTCGAGGCGTTCACGTTGGTGGCGCTGACCGGGTTCGTGGTGTTCGACCTGCTGCTCCCGCGGCTGAAGGTCGACCTGGTCAGCATCACGTCGGACATCATCCTCGGCATCGCGTACCTGGTGACCGCCCTGGGCGTGGCGCACGAGGCGGGGATGGACCCCACGTCGGTGCTGGCTACGTCGGCCATCGTCAGCGCGGTGCTCGCCCTCTCGCTGCAGGCCACCCTCGGCAACATCCTGGGCGGCGTGGCCTTGCAGCTCGATGGCTCGATCCACGTGGGTGACTTCATTCAGCTCGAGAGCGGCCGCCAGGGCGAGGTCAAAGAAATACGATGGCGCCACACGGTGGTGGAGATGATCAACGGCGACACCATCATCGTCCCCAACGCCTCCTTGCTCGCGCAGAACATCGTCCTCATGGGCAAGCGCGAGAACGCCCCGCTGCAGCGCCGGGTGTCGGTCTTCTTCAACGTGGACTTCCGCCACAACCCGCAGACCGTGGTCCAGGTGGTGAGCGACGTGCTGTGCGCATCGCACATTCCCAACGTGGCGGACAACCCCAAGCCTGACTGCGTCTGCCTGGAGCTCGCGCACGACGTCCGCCACAGCTTTGGCTACTACGCCGCGCGCTACTGGCTCACCGATTTCACGCTCGAGGAGCCGACGAGCTCCGCCATCCGCGCGCGCATCCACGCGGGCCTTCGCCGGAGCGGCATCCCGCTGGCGCACCCCGTCCAGTCGACCTTTTCGCTGGTCGAGGAGACGGCCAACGACAAATCGCTGCGCCTGCGCGATCGGCGCCTCTCGGCCATGCGGGCGGTGGATCTCTTCCAAGGTCTCACCGACGAAGAGCGCCTGGCGGTGGCGGAACGTTTGCAACCTACACCTTTCGCGGCGGGCGAGACGATCACCCGGCAAGGTGCGACGGCGCACTACCTGTACTTGCTCACCCGCGGGCGGGTGGAGATCCGCATGCGCACCGAGGGCGAATCGCGTGTGGTGGGCACCGTGGAAGGCCCGGACTTTTTCGGGGAGATGGGGCTGATGACCGGCGAAGCGCGCACCGCCGACGTGGTGGCCGTGACGGACGTCGATTGTTACAAGCTCGACCGAAGCGGCTTCGAGGAGATCCTACGGAATCGGCCCGAGGTGGCCGAGGGCATGAGCCAAACCATGGCCAAACGGCGGGTGGGGCTCATTGCAGCGCGTGATGGGCTGGATCTCGCGTCCAAACGCGCCCGCGAAGCGTCGGAGCAACAGCGAATTTTGGGCAAGATCCGCGACTTTTTCGGGTTATTGGAATGA
- a CDS encoding PrsW family intramembrane metalloprotease gives MSHAPYRFLLALMCFFLGTGCAEVRLAQTNDVDLVYAMAAAAPATPVPSGSLEAQVRARLAAARIAADVRVADGALHVTVDLDNAAAVDPLLLWRGGIALHRWDGHLKAGDDEPRETPLVDFAGRVARVETARHGHDLTLFTTVAMRNPPKEPLTVSLAGKVVAVQKVDHTPSLTVSFGDDLDSYGRADRAKRLLETPALPALTKAAREPVPPRWGIGVLGLLLPIALSMGWLSFVRRFDRARPEPRWLVGTTFALGGASAMLAGLVEYGLGCLSPYLHPIRMTLGGQLLATPLALVVFTAVVGLPEEGSKWLGTWALARHRPEFDEPVDGIVYGVASSLGFAAMENIRYFAWGRLATSVVVLRAFTSVPAHMFFGAIWGYALGRKLVAPQTSVPKFLLAAAILHGAYDTFLSVHALEPLTLVLHVALTSLFIVLLRRALRRGVVTAGDAVPESSRRLSIGLGSPFVFALWAVSIHLIAAAIVTLALYFDATHERINATFLVAGSGLLLLFGVAAHGLVGSLPLEAVIDENGVTFAGATRAWSDIGSFERKRASRIFGEAYELVIQSRAGTLHIGPGSDEATTTLAACLAAYTARA, from the coding sequence ATGAGTCACGCACCCTACCGCTTTTTGCTGGCGCTGATGTGCTTCTTTCTAGGCACGGGGTGCGCGGAGGTCCGGCTCGCGCAAACGAACGACGTGGACCTCGTCTATGCGATGGCCGCGGCAGCTCCGGCGACCCCGGTGCCGTCCGGGAGCCTGGAGGCGCAGGTGCGCGCGCGGCTCGCGGCGGCCCGCATCGCCGCCGACGTGCGTGTGGCGGATGGCGCCCTGCATGTCACGGTGGACCTCGATAACGCGGCCGCCGTCGATCCGCTGCTGCTCTGGCGCGGGGGGATCGCGCTGCACCGCTGGGATGGGCACCTCAAAGCCGGCGACGACGAGCCTCGCGAGACGCCGCTGGTCGATTTCGCGGGCCGCGTCGCCCGGGTGGAGACCGCGCGCCACGGGCACGATCTGACCCTTTTCACCACCGTCGCCATGCGCAACCCGCCCAAGGAGCCTCTGACCGTCAGCTTGGCGGGAAAGGTCGTCGCCGTTCAGAAGGTCGACCACACCCCTTCCCTCACCGTCTCGTTCGGCGACGATCTCGACTCTTACGGGCGCGCCGACCGCGCGAAGCGGCTCTTGGAGACGCCGGCGTTGCCCGCGCTCACCAAGGCGGCCCGCGAGCCGGTTCCACCGCGCTGGGGCATCGGGGTGCTGGGGCTCCTTTTGCCGATCGCGCTCTCCATGGGGTGGCTCTCCTTCGTGCGCCGCTTCGATCGCGCGCGCCCGGAGCCGCGGTGGCTGGTGGGCACCACGTTTGCGCTCGGCGGCGCGAGCGCCATGCTGGCGGGGCTCGTCGAGTACGGGCTCGGGTGCCTGAGCCCCTACTTGCACCCGATCCGCATGACCCTCGGCGGGCAGCTGCTCGCGACGCCATTGGCGCTGGTGGTGTTCACGGCGGTGGTGGGGCTCCCCGAGGAGGGCTCGAAGTGGCTCGGCACCTGGGCGCTCGCGCGGCACCGGCCGGAGTTCGACGAGCCGGTGGATGGCATCGTCTACGGCGTGGCCTCGTCCTTGGGCTTCGCGGCCATGGAGAACATCCGTTACTTCGCGTGGGGGCGGCTCGCGACCAGCGTGGTCGTCCTGCGCGCGTTCACCAGCGTCCCGGCGCACATGTTCTTTGGCGCCATTTGGGGCTACGCGCTCGGGCGCAAGCTCGTCGCGCCCCAGACCAGCGTGCCGAAGTTCCTGCTCGCCGCCGCGATCCTGCACGGCGCGTACGACACGTTCCTCTCGGTGCACGCCTTGGAGCCGCTCACCTTGGTGCTCCACGTGGCGCTCACGTCGCTCTTCATCGTGCTCCTGCGCCGCGCGCTTCGCCGCGGGGTGGTGACGGCGGGCGACGCGGTCCCCGAGTCGTCGCGGCGCCTCTCGATCGGGCTGGGCTCTCCCTTCGTCTTCGCGCTCTGGGCCGTCTCCATCCACCTGATCGCCGCCGCCATCGTCACCCTCGCCCTCTACTTCGACGCCACCCACGAGCGGATCAACGCGACGTTCTTGGTCGCCGGCAGCGGACTTCTCCTGCTCTTCGGCGTCGCCGCGCATGGTCTGGTGGGCTCGTTGCCGCTCGAAGCCGTCATCGACGAGAACGGCGTCACCTTCGCCGGCGCCACCCGCGCGTGGAGCGACATTGGGAGCTTCGAACGCAAGCGCGCCTCGCGCATCTTCGGCGAGGCGTACGAGCTCGTCATTCAATCGCGCGCCGGCACCCTGCACATCGGGCCGGGCAGCGACGAGGCCACGACGACCTTGGCCGCGTGCCTCGCGGCGTACACCGCGCGGGCGTGA
- a CDS encoding FKBP-type peptidyl-prolyl cis-trans isomerase — protein sequence MTDDVVGNGREAKAGDSVKVHYTGTLMNGKKFDSSRDRNEPFGFKLGAGQVIKGWDQGVAGMKVGGKRKLVIPYDLAYGEAGHPPDIPAMAALKFDVELIAVD from the coding sequence ATCACCGACGACGTGGTCGGCAACGGGCGCGAGGCCAAGGCGGGCGACTCGGTCAAGGTGCACTACACGGGCACATTGATGAACGGAAAGAAGTTCGATAGCTCGCGCGACCGCAACGAGCCGTTTGGGTTCAAGCTCGGGGCCGGTCAGGTCATCAAGGGTTGGGACCAGGGCGTCGCCGGTATGAAGGTCGGCGGCAAGCGCAAGCTCGTGATCCCGTACGACTTGGCCTACGGCGAGGCGGGGCACCCGCCCGACATTCCGGCCATGGCCGCGCTGAAGTTCGACGTCGAGCTCATCGCCGTCGACTGA
- a CDS encoding L,D-transpeptidase yields the protein MHFPRRPLSKSLVLTVCAGSIVWGVATGCSQDSSPQANGPEADAGPQAPSTVASGTPAAPGKDPKAPSAELPDAAAAWDGPLLGALFMQTPVMSDMEWPIPEGSRIRDPAREKVVRIGYLRKGSKVPVIPEAHRKPNCTDGWYELVQGGFVCGRYATLDLNHPTLRLQAPHAPDMNAPLPYQYGYNLTHGMPLYKNIPSREERLEYEPWLSGRARARRAEESASSDLDAGAGWGTNPNDPFGVGVDTVDASTPWYLQKFDGGKPQITLDELRGEEGGPVVRRMVRGFFLALDKQEEHPENHSKWWKTTGGLYAPVERIVVQRLLTEFHGVWLQDPLPGVPTISGNPPTTGDAGAYGDGGAPLAAGLPTKLPVGFILWRGHKWTLTADKKRAVRGEPLPRFTAVGLTGKSITVNGFGFWETEEGWWMRNADGQIARQTTPPKDLAPEEKWIDVNLKAQTVVLYSGSTPVYATVGSTGKKSPIKEKNHETKPGSFRIREKHIAATMDGDVASDGPYSIEDVPWIMYFNGSIALHGAFWHSNFGVERSHGCVNLSPMDARAIFQWSDPPLPEGWHGVMSTPDRPGSRVVVREE from the coding sequence ATGCATTTTCCTCGCCGTCCGCTCTCGAAGTCCTTGGTTTTGACGGTCTGTGCCGGCAGCATCGTGTGGGGTGTGGCCACCGGCTGCAGCCAAGATTCCAGCCCCCAGGCCAACGGTCCCGAAGCGGACGCGGGCCCGCAAGCCCCGTCCACGGTCGCGAGCGGCACGCCTGCCGCGCCGGGCAAGGATCCCAAGGCGCCGAGCGCGGAGCTACCCGATGCGGCGGCGGCGTGGGATGGACCGCTCCTGGGCGCGCTGTTCATGCAGACGCCGGTCATGAGCGACATGGAGTGGCCGATCCCCGAAGGCTCGCGGATCCGGGACCCGGCGCGCGAGAAGGTCGTTCGCATCGGATACCTGCGCAAGGGATCCAAGGTACCGGTCATTCCCGAGGCGCATCGAAAACCCAACTGCACCGATGGCTGGTACGAGCTCGTCCAAGGCGGATTCGTCTGCGGAAGGTACGCCACGCTCGATCTGAATCACCCCACGCTTCGACTGCAAGCGCCGCATGCGCCCGACATGAATGCGCCGTTGCCGTATCAGTACGGTTACAACCTGACGCACGGGATGCCGCTCTACAAGAACATCCCCTCGCGCGAAGAGCGGCTCGAGTACGAGCCGTGGCTCTCGGGGCGAGCGCGGGCCCGGAGGGCGGAGGAATCCGCGTCGTCCGACCTGGATGCTGGCGCAGGATGGGGGACGAACCCCAACGATCCTTTTGGCGTCGGGGTCGACACGGTGGACGCGTCCACTCCTTGGTATTTGCAGAAATTCGATGGCGGGAAGCCTCAGATCACCCTCGATGAGCTGCGCGGCGAAGAGGGGGGCCCGGTGGTGCGGCGCATGGTGCGCGGCTTCTTCCTGGCGCTCGACAAGCAGGAGGAGCACCCGGAGAACCACTCCAAGTGGTGGAAGACCACCGGTGGCCTCTACGCGCCCGTGGAGCGCATCGTGGTGCAGCGGCTCCTCACGGAATTTCACGGTGTGTGGCTTCAGGACCCCTTGCCCGGCGTTCCGACCATCTCGGGCAACCCACCCACCACCGGTGACGCAGGAGCCTATGGTGATGGGGGTGCCCCCCTTGCCGCGGGGCTTCCCACCAAGCTCCCGGTCGGGTTCATCCTCTGGCGTGGTCACAAATGGACGCTGACCGCCGACAAGAAGCGCGCGGTGCGCGGCGAGCCCCTGCCCCGCTTCACGGCCGTGGGCCTCACGGGCAAGAGCATCACCGTGAACGGATTCGGCTTTTGGGAGACGGAGGAGGGCTGGTGGATGCGCAACGCCGACGGGCAAATCGCCCGGCAGACCACGCCGCCCAAGGATCTCGCCCCCGAAGAAAAGTGGATCGATGTCAACCTCAAGGCGCAGACCGTGGTCCTGTACTCGGGGAGCACGCCGGTCTATGCCACCGTGGGGTCGACGGGGAAAAAGAGCCCGATCAAGGAAAAGAACCACGAAACCAAGCCGGGATCCTTCCGCATTCGGGAAAAGCACATCGCCGCGACCATGGATGGCGATGTGGCGAGCGATGGGCCTTACTCCATCGAGGACGTCCCCTGGATCATGTACTTCAACGGCAGCATCGCCCTGCACGGCGCGTTCTGGCACTCCAACTTCGGCGTGGAGCGCAGCCATGGGTGCGTGAACCTTTCTCCCATGGATGCGCGCGCCATTTTCCAATGGTCCGATCCACCGCTGCCGGAGGGGTGGCATGGGGTCATGAGCACGCCGGACCGGCCTGGATCCCGGGTCGTCGTTCGCGAAGAGTAG
- a CDS encoding tetratricopeptide repeat protein, protein MNQLSAHLDRGWDLAQKGDATGAIACARRALELDPQSPEVHNLLGFSSALAGDCDDALDHYRQAIALDETYLEAMLNAAEILTYPMGEWDEAIAMCEDALEYAETPEEIADCVLLKVDALMGKGKTEEAAKAMAIIPEGPFEHPSYVFLIGRAYYEIGQIDKAAPLIEEAVRRDPSSPDAQYYLGLVRDERGDARGATESFLRARMLDAVRAAPPWSPSPETFGRMVKSVIEKLDALLGRYVREAEVYVVDVPGAELVVDGVDPRAIMILDRLPPPGSDGGGPLNGESSRAVRVFVYQRNVERAAGSLDAIEDELSRALEREITSVFLESDEPPPKHQLN, encoded by the coding sequence GTGAATCAACTTTCGGCCCACCTCGATCGTGGATGGGATTTGGCGCAAAAGGGGGATGCGACCGGCGCCATTGCATGCGCACGTCGCGCCCTCGAACTGGATCCTCAATCGCCCGAGGTGCACAACCTTTTGGGCTTCAGCTCGGCGCTCGCGGGAGACTGCGACGATGCGCTCGACCATTACAGGCAGGCCATTGCACTCGACGAGACGTACCTGGAGGCGATGCTCAACGCCGCCGAAATTTTGACCTACCCCATGGGGGAATGGGACGAGGCGATCGCCATGTGCGAAGACGCACTCGAGTATGCTGAAACCCCCGAGGAGATCGCCGACTGCGTGCTCCTCAAGGTCGATGCACTCATGGGCAAAGGAAAGACCGAGGAGGCGGCCAAAGCCATGGCGATCATTCCCGAAGGACCGTTCGAGCACCCGAGCTACGTTTTTCTCATTGGACGGGCCTATTACGAGATCGGCCAGATCGACAAGGCCGCCCCCCTGATCGAGGAGGCCGTCCGCCGCGATCCCTCCTCCCCCGACGCGCAGTACTACCTCGGCCTCGTCCGCGACGAACGCGGCGACGCCCGCGGCGCCACCGAGTCCTTCCTAAGGGCGCGCATGCTCGACGCCGTGCGCGCGGCCCCTCCATGGTCGCCCTCGCCCGAGACCTTCGGGCGCATGGTCAAGTCGGTCATCGAAAAGCTCGACGCGCTGCTCGGCCGCTATGTTCGCGAGGCCGAGGTCTATGTCGTCGATGTCCCCGGCGCGGAGCTGGTGGTCGACGGCGTCGATCCCCGCGCGATCATGATTTTGGATCGGCTCCCGCCGCCCGGGAGCGATGGGGGCGGTCCTCTCAACGGGGAGAGCTCCCGCGCGGTGCGCGTTTTCGTCTACCAGCGGAATGTGGAGCGGGCCGCAGGTTCTTTGGACGCCATCGAGGACGAGCTTTCGCGCGCGCTGGAGCGCGAAATAACATCGGTGTTTCTCGAGTCAGACGAGCCTCCGCCGAAGCATCAATTGAACTAA
- a CDS encoding formylglycine-generating enzyme family protein has translation MKIGAQAAIVVFGAIGAGALGCSLLLDAGSLSEGGGARPPPDDGGIGGDAAGPAIDSGGYDGPCPRTKGPAMVRVGNHAGGDAAISFCVDATEVSVAQYRQFVATNDGGKDKELADCAFNTSYEPMKSDGGPPDRVADNLPVVYVDWCDAFAYCAWAGKRLCGAIGGGPAPIGTPGDARENQWMFACSAGGSRAYPYDGNDGGFVTNVCHDGLVEKSTEPPLLPVTRVSPCEGGFPDLFDMSGNVEEWEDSCDKQRCHTRGGSAFDWGRHSADTAVDIFACAVPFRAAGTPMGERNPDVGFRCCSD, from the coding sequence GTGAAAATCGGGGCGCAGGCTGCCATCGTCGTATTTGGCGCGATCGGAGCGGGCGCGCTTGGGTGCTCGCTCCTTCTCGACGCGGGATCGCTCTCCGAGGGTGGCGGTGCAAGGCCGCCGCCCGACGATGGCGGCATCGGGGGCGATGCGGCGGGCCCTGCGATTGATTCGGGCGGGTATGATGGGCCGTGTCCGAGGACCAAGGGGCCTGCGATGGTTCGCGTAGGCAACCACGCCGGTGGCGACGCGGCGATCTCGTTCTGCGTCGATGCGACGGAGGTCTCCGTCGCGCAGTACCGGCAGTTCGTCGCGACGAATGATGGCGGTAAGGACAAAGAGCTCGCCGACTGCGCGTTCAATACGTCGTACGAGCCGATGAAGAGCGACGGCGGGCCGCCGGACCGCGTCGCGGACAATCTACCCGTCGTCTACGTCGATTGGTGCGACGCATTTGCCTATTGTGCGTGGGCAGGTAAGCGCCTCTGCGGGGCGATCGGTGGCGGCCCGGCGCCGATCGGAACACCGGGGGATGCGCGGGAGAACCAGTGGATGTTCGCTTGCTCCGCCGGCGGCTCACGAGCCTACCCCTACGATGGTAACGATGGAGGCTTCGTCACCAACGTGTGCCACGACGGGCTCGTCGAGAAGAGCACCGAGCCGCCGCTGTTGCCCGTAACGCGCGTTTCGCCCTGCGAGGGTGGTTTTCCTGATCTCTTCGACATGAGCGGCAATGTCGAAGAGTGGGAAGACTCGTGCGATAAACAGCGTTGCCACACGCGCGGCGGCTCGGCCTTCGACTGGGGTCGCCACAGCGCCGACACCGCCGTCGACATCTTCGCCTGCGCGGTCCCCTTTCGGGCCGCAGGCACACCCATGGGAGAGCGCAATCCCGACGTCGGGTTTCGTTGCTGCAGTGACTAA